The following is a genomic window from Drosophila busckii strain San Diego stock center, stock number 13000-0081.31 chromosome 2L, ASM1175060v1, whole genome shotgun sequence.
ggctgtcgctgttgctgctgctgctcttgttattgttgttgttgttgctgttgttaataACAAGCGATAATAATCAACTTCCGTGCTTTGGGCCGGTGGGGTcgcaatgaaaacaaaacaggAGAACTGAGCAGAGAAAACTTTGCATACTTGAagtcgccgccgccgttgccgccgcGGCACTAAGGCAAATTATTTAGCCATAGTTTTTGATATATGCTAATTTTATGCAGAGCTTAGCGGCTTGTAGCATTAACTGGAGCAGCCAGTGAGTGGCATATAGAAAACGTTTTTATAATGTTCGCAAGATTGCGCGAGTTGCAGCgtgataacaacaaaatatatcaCGTGCTAATTAATGTTTgtgttgaaaattgaaaatgaaaattgagcGGCGGTGACTGTGGCGTTAGCGGTGGCGgctctttgctttatttgtgcAGCATCAAATTCGTGCTGCATAACCTCAGGCGTACacgcaacataaataaacaaagcgcgtTGGGTTTGACCTTGTGCGGTTTGCATACAAGCGATTGtctctcatttttttttttatatttgttgttcgacatacatttatgttttgtttgttgttctgtACGCTTTGGCGCTGATTcttgtggctgtgtgtgtgtggtgggcaCAATTTGCACATAATTTAACAGCTGATTATACAAATTGTGCGGCATACTTTTGGGCGCATTtagctgtggctgctggccttcttttgttgttgttgttgttgctaccgttgctgctgctgctgctactggtCCTTGCATGTCCAAAACCATAAATATAATGTACGACAATGAGCCTGGCCggaacacacacaacaatgtGTATTTtggctaacaacaaatttcatgAGCAGCGCTTATTAAGCGTCATAAATTAGCGGTAAGCACCCAAAAGGTATGCAAAGCATTTTTCGCCAAGCAGACACTCCACAAAACATTTGTAGTTTCATAtcaaattagcaaacaaatatttatttataaactaaagataaaagcaaactgctgcttttgatttagGTTTTGACTTTAGCACTTTATCTGTCTTTATATGAAAGCATGAACAGGCGCAGTAATCGCATTAAAATAGTcacttaataaaatgaataagtAAGTGTTAAAACAAATAGTTAGAAAAtgaacaaattataaaaaaataaagttgtggAAAATAGCTCAGACATTATAAGTTAGCATTAGCATTACCTTTatcatattttaataagctaTAGTACTTATATAGAAGCgtttattcatattttgttattgtttattaatttaggcattgtaaactttttttctaattttttctGTCTTCAATTACTAATTggttatataatataatttattttttacttaacaATAAAGatccaaaaatttattaattgcacgTAGTTACAAAGTTTTAgttgtttaacaatttctttaaatttttgcggtctatataaaattgtaaatctctgtaatattttgtaaataactGAATTGCCTTAGTCAACGAAaacaagttgttgttattttattgttcGTTAGCCCACTTTCTGAGTCtcttacaatatatatatttgtatatatatttaaactctTTAGGGGCTTATTGTCTGTCTGCAActgacagcaaacaaatttagagtgaaatttcattaaaaagtcTTTGTgctacacttttatttttattgatttttacataatttagaGCAATTGAAAGCACAATCGCCTTGACTTGTGTCCTGAAAACtaaacagaaaaaaagaaactaaagcAAGAGCCACAACCGTGGCTAGGCAcagcaatattattaataatttaaggcCATGTCAGTTTAGACTCGGAGCAGACTTGGTTGGTCATACGGCTTGGAGCTGGGGCGAGGTGTATGCAAATCTTATTTGCCGAACAAAGAAGAAGCCGTAGCAAGTTTTAGTCAGTGATAGTTTGGTCAGCTAATTGGCATAATGAAATTGCGCAAAATAGATAATAGAACATATTCATGCACTAAGCTATATAATTTGTCAATTTTGGAATGCATAAGCGCCAAACTAATCCCCCATCTAAGCCCAATTACAACTGCATTGCGTCAAAGCTATCAGGCAACATGTCACATGGAGGAACACGCGCCTTAGAGACGACTGCGCCAGGCTATAAAGACTCAACTATTTCAGGCTCAACAGACATCatagacgacgacgacgacgaatgCTACACACTGTTGCTATACGaagtttatgctttatttacgAGTTAGCCCACACACATGGACTTGgtgcggcggcagcaacgaAACATTTCATTTCCGTTCCATAAACAGTTTTGGCCTCGTCCCCACCCCCTccaccagccagccaagcaacGTTTAAATGCCACGACAGAAATGAGCAGAgagctctctgtgtgtgtggttgggGCAAAACAGATAGAGGCAACATGCAACACCTTCAACGCTAGATAGTTGCAGGTCGTAGTTAATTTtctagcagcagctgctcgccTATACAATTTACACAGCCTGAACACGCAAAACTCTTTTGcagtaaaagcagcaacagcagcaacagcaacaacattaaaaaaatgctgaGCATGTTGAGCGGGCAGTGGGGAGTGGGCAGTGTGGACTGAGGGCATCCGCTTGCCAGTGGGCGCTTTAAACttgaaactttttaatttaacgtATTTTCGACGGCATGATTATTGTTTGCCTTGCTTGCTTGGCCTGCAATTGTTTTGCAGTTTCGATTCTGTTTACAAGTACTTTTGTTGAACTTTTCGCTATTTACacgcataaataacaacaacaacaacaacaacaacagtcgaGCCCAACGGCCACCGGCATAAGTTTAAGCCAATAAAGCCACGCTAATGACTACCAATTACCCAGAGCCAGGAAATAAcaagtggcaaacaaaacagaacAGGACATGCGGCTGAAGCTGCTCACTCAACTTGAGTTTGCTAATTTTAGCCTGGTCTTAATTAAAGTCTTaaatcttatttattatttagacAAATGCAAGACATGTGATAAGCCTAAACAACTGCAAACTTAAACataatattcaaatgcaaCAACGTTCAACAATGCCcgcaaaatatattaacaataaattcaacagTCCGGCAAGTGCTTGGGCGATTGCAACTaaagtgtttgttgttgttttaatgtGCCAGAATTGCAGCTCGCAAAGAGTGGAAACGCAACCCGAGGTCATAGGTAAGCAACAAACTACTTGTATtgatacatatttattttatttataattagaaAAGCTAACAGTGTGTCagattctataaataaatgagcagCGTTCAGCACTTAACACTTGTTTGTGTATAACAGTTTGCTATGTATGACAGATTTATCAAAActtaaaatacactttatgTTATTGAAAACCTCAGAATTAAAATTTGAgctaaattacatttataaacaaaagtttaacttaagtataatattcatttattcgCAATTACTAgtttattatgaaaaatattccaaaaatatttaaggcttattttatatcaataataatttttattattcaagaTTCAATCgcttaaagcttaataaatataaaacttattgtatatcaatttaaatttactgaacaaattgaaattatgagTTGAATATAAAACCAAACGCGgcataaagttaataaaaaatcaaactataagcaaataaatgttatgcACACTAAAGTACAACAATGCAATGTTATCAGATACTTAATTTAGCTATCATTTGTTTCACTAACCACACACTTAACTACAAATTAgcgtttaataaacaaacaaaaattcctCTGCCTCTATTACAGTTGATCCGAAATTTAGTTATCCAATTGCAAATGTGACAGCGCCAGTGGGACGTGATGCGTTTCTCACCTGTGTGGTGCAGGATTTGGGCCCCTATAAGGTTGGTACGAACTCCCCAAACAAATCTGTTAATAAGCACACCCCACCGTCCCACCCCGCCCCGCTCAATTACACACTCAATAAGCAACCACACAGAAAACCAACCGGTCGCATTAATATTCATTAGCATTTTTACGTGGAGCAGACGGACTCGAAACCAGAGAGAGCGTAATCTCAAAGACCAAATCTCGAcacccaaaacaaaaacaacaacaacaacaacaaatacacaacATTGGATTGAAATAAAAGCGagtataaaaacataaataggAATATGCAGAGCttggcaataacaaaagcgaaaatcacataaaaagtaattgaaatatgAATGAGAGATACACAGCGAGAATGTGTTAGGGGTAGGGGGTTAGGGGGCGTGGCGGCTTGATATGCTTCATCATCATTTCGGTAACTGCCTGTCGTCTGTCTGGATGACGCAGTtgggggtggtgggtggtggctgGCTGGGGCGACACATCGGAagcaaacaaaggcaaaaggtAAAGTATCCATTGAAGCGAAAATGCTTTGTGCTGAGTTCGTACCCCTCTTGCAAGCGCGCCCATGCACAATTAAGCGTTACTCTCTGCCTAAAGATAATTGAGCAGGCACTTGGGTGTAATTACTTACTTTATGCTGACACGATGTCTGCGGTGTGGGACTCAAAGCTTCGTCGCTCTGTCGCAGTCAAGGTTAAAAGTTATATTCCATTTAATGccactaaataattaattagccacagcacacacacacacacacacacacacactgtctataatatttatatactatagcatacatatatgatattgtaaattgaaatgacTTAAATAGCTTTACGTGTTAACAAGCCAGCTCAGCTGCGCTATCAAATTGCTTCCCGACGTCTGCCACATTTACACATGCAAAGTTAGCTATTAGACAGTGCTAAGGGGGTGGGGTATGGGGGTAGGGGTGCAGCTTATGGCATGTTTAGCCTCAGCTGcctattaaacaaaatatatttcaggCTTTCGCCTGCACGCTGCGTGCTTTATCGCATAATAATTTACCAACGTAATTGTACAATTAttctcttactctctctctcgctctctctgtgtgcGTGACACACTCGCGAGTCCGAAAATTGTAACTCTAAAACTAAATTCTAATAATATGTGTGCACAACGAAATTCTTTCATTTCTTGGAAtagattattttgttttataattgaagTGCAATGATATGGCTAACTAGATTGCTAGTTAGACGTTGAGCCTAATAATAGTTTAGGCTTAGCAAAACAAGCTGAAGTTTCAGTTCACTGTTGCTAAGTGCAATACATAGTTACAAAAGTAAGGTATTGTAACGTACCTAATATTTagacatttaatattttccaaAGCTTTCATAAATTCTGTATCAAGCCTTAGCTAAATTCAATCAATTCATTCTGctatttcaaaaatgttgctctGTGAATTCtttaagataaaaataattatattaaaagtatttaaatttagtttaactGTTACTATTCTCTGAaatgttgttcttgttttcgtttcaatagttaaatttattgtgtgcTCTGCAggttttttaaatgaaaataaatgaggcaatttaatttattaattttattatgacTCATACAAATTatgtaacatttttataagtcttttcattttgtttcaattgatttaatttaacatttttaacagacatattttatgtaataaatatttctttttatatatattgtgtgtaataaatataaatatatttttatatattttttatgttatcTGGAAGCAAGTAAATTGAGACTATAACTAGTATTTTAATCAacatgtttaataaataattattttggaatacacaaataatttgtaaatatttctattttcatcttttgttatttttgtcattttctGCAGCATTGTTTACATTTCGAATTTATCGCTGCTCAATCTAAAGCTAATTTTGTATGAACTAGTGCAAAGAATATAATTAGACGCTTTATAAAAAGATTATACACTTGTGACAAACTCTTTAATTAAAACGATTTATTGGACGCCCACTAATGCCAcgtgctgctttttattttatttttttatttacaaaaataggTTGCGTGGCTGCGTGTGGATACACAAACTATATTGACAATACAGAATCATGTAATAACTAAAAATCAGCGCATAGGCATTGCCAACTCGGAGCACAAGACATGGACAATGCGCATCAGAGACATCAAGGAGTCCGACAAAGGCTGGTAAGTGATGCAGTCAACAGAGTTTTCAATGCTTTaacacctttttttttttttttggtaggtACATGTGCCAAATAAATACGGATCCAATGAAAAGCCAAATGGGCTACCTGGATGTTGTGGGTAAGAgcagaaaacaataaaaagaacaACAGAAAAATTTTTACGCAGCGTTTAAAACTTtggtaattttattttttatttgctgcctttgcgttttgtttgtcAAACAATCATACGCCTCGTTTGCGGGATATTAAGCCATTGTTCGAAGCATTtcgtattaaaaaatatttatatatttttttttaaatatgtataaacgCAGGCTACCGTAAGCTGCGTTGTTTCCGCCTCGCAGCAGCGAACGAAACGGAATTCGAGTGCGCTTTGCGGCTGATGAAATTTCAGCgcccctccccctccccctcaCCACTACTGCTTAAACATGTTTAACCGTGCACTGAACCGCATAAACTGttgattttgaattaaaaacagCGCTGCGCTGCGGACGTAAGAAACGCGTCCGGCCTAGAAATTCAGTTGTCCATTTGCGGTCACAAAACTCCAACCGACCATCAGTAGCTGCCACCTGGGCCAGGTCGCCAGTTCGCCAGTTCGGGCCAGCAGCTGGCTAAATACCTTTTGCTGGCAAAATCTAAATCAACgcgctaaatattttagccCAGGCCAGTCGACGTTTTTCCAAGTTTCGCACACACGAAAAACTATAATCAACTGTGTGTATATTTGCAGTGGATAATCAGCGCACCACACACTGaaaatagcaaacagcaaacactgAACAGCAACAGGAACCGGCAGTGCCTGAAAAACGTTGGAGCAGAGCGGAGAGGCTCACAGTTTGACCAACAACAGCGCGCGTCGCGGCTCGTGCTGATGAATTTCGTGACCAAGTGCAGTTAAACAGCCACGACGAACGTTCATTCGaatgcccacacacacacacacacacacataatgaCAAAATgcctgtgcgtgtgtgtgtgtgggacaaacacagacaaacaaagaTATTTGGCATGAGCGACATTTAAGCTGATGAGATTTTTcatataaagctaaagctgccgttttatgaatttttcacacacaattgttgccgctgcagcaaattgttgcggctgcttttatttttaactgtttTTAACAATCGAATGATTGAGTCATGTCGCAAGATAATGAATACACAGTTATGTGAGTTCATGATTAAAAGCCATGCTGCAGTTTTTCAACTGCAAATGGAATTGCTTTCATACCAAAAATTATACAAGTCGTATACGCATTATTGtttcttaaattttaactaattgaataagtaaacaattataatttaattgctaagtataagcatttttaatttatacttgCTTTGAATCTAAATTTTTACTATTCCAAAAATTTAATACgctgcatacattttatttccacattaattttaaaaatcaacaaatttaattacgaAGTCAAAGCTcgtttttatgatttaaaaaagttattaggtatttgattattatatatgttagACAAAAAATGCTTGTGaaaatgcttataatttattttttaaatcgctgtatagtaaacaatttattaaaataaatgcagagaCTTTCAAAGCATAATCTGATAATATTTGAAagtatttattgctttaagaacacaaattttataaaagttcAGCATATCTTTAAATTGACTTATAAAttcttgaatatttatttttaatctctTTAAATGGAGCATGGaatgaaattgattgaaaGTCTTGTTAGctacaaaaagtaaagcaaaccaAAATTTGCTTAACTGAAATGATTGCTTGGCCATTGCTTTTGTCTTCAATGCCAAAGGACATGCCATGCTGAGATAACTTAAATCGTCAGCGCTGTTGgcttgcattgaattttgcGGCTACCCTTGCAGCTCTTGCCTTGGCCACTTAATGGCCATTGAGTGGTCAGCATAGTGCCACGCAGcttacaatacacacacacacacacacacacagccaaacagAGTTCAGCATTCAGCTGTTGGCCGGCTGGCGGTCTAGCTCTCTCCCCCATTTTGCTCTTGCCACGAACAGTTGCCTGGCCATAACAAGCTGTTTGTCAACACCAGCACATTTTTTGGTCATTTGCCGACCACATAATTGTGGcatattatatgcatacaataCACGCgtacacagaaaaaaaaacatacacagTAGCTGTTGGCTGGTGGCTCGTGGCTCATGTTGACACTCCCCTGATATTTCAATGGCATTATTACGTTTTCCTGGTTTCATAGGTTTGCCCGCTGGGAGGTGCAAACATGCGGCGACGTGTTCGCGGctctgccacatgccacagaAAATTCTTCTACTTcacatatatgcacatatataaaagtttgtgctttaaaacaaaaggcgACAAGGACTCTCATTTGCAAAGGATTCATATCTTTGGGGGCGCATGAATATGAGTCAAATTGCCGGTGGGGTCGGGGTGAAGCTGAGtgaaaaatttatgtaaattatttaaaatgaactaTACGCGcgaaattacaattttttttgttttaaaatatttaaatgtgcatAACAATGCAGCTCatattgctctctctcttactctctttctcttttccgcacataaaatgcatacatataaattttatctGGCTGcaatgatgacgacgacgaacGTCTGGCGACCTCGATtgcaatgttgctgccgccgctgctgctgctgctgctggtgctggctgcAGTACCGCCGGATATCCTAGATTATCCTACAAGCACGGACATGGTCGTACGCGAGGGCAGTAACGTGACGCTCAAATGCGCTGCTACCGGTTCACCAGAGCCGACAATTACATGGCGACGTGAAAGTGGAGTGGCCATCGAGTTGGCCAACGGCGAAGAGGGTAAGTCACTCCAATGGCTTACGCTATGGGTTTTGGGGCTTGGATTCGGGTTCGCGTTCGCATACGAGTTCGAGTTGGGAGCACTGCTCATATGCATGCATGACTCTCTATACtcgtgtatgtgtttgtgtgagtggTAAgtactttttgctgttgttgccgccaAACATTTTTGGAGTACTTTTACACAAAAAGGCAACAGCCAGCAGCTCAACGTTCAAGCAACTCTGCCAGCAGCTATTGGCCAGCAGACAAGTGAACAGAGCACGTACTACCTGTTTCTACTACCTGCATACTACTACAATTTTTGctagcgtgtgtgtgtgtggcagcactacaactgcaactgctgctgctgctgctgcagctgatgatGACGTTTGACGGCTGCACTGCCAGAATTAGCGAGTGGTTATCACATGCTGGTAGCTACAGCTTTTCTAATTGCCCTTGAAGTGTCGACGGCTGCTAGTTTGCCCGAGGAGGGTTGGGCGCATTGCCGGCCTAGTGGGAGTGTCTAGCAAACATTGCTGGCGGCTTAAGCGTAGGCTATGCAATTTCAAACTGTTCCcccagcaacaaattaaaagcagatAAAGCAATGAACAACGTAAACATGTTAAGCAAGCGCTTAATCAATTAATGAATGCTGCAGATTTACATAGAAACCGAAGAatatagttgtatatatagcaaaagaATTAATTCACAGTCTggcaaataatatatagacTAGCGAAGTATGTTCGTCTACTTTAAATTATCGACGAGTTAACGTTTCTTATAGTGTAAGGtgcatagaaaaaaattattatatgaaaaatttaataaaacaattaatcttttatataatttaccaTATAAACATTAGAAGACTTAATTATTCGCGCTATCAGtgcaaaagttgaaattttttaaatgcagatGAGTGAAAGATatgtaaaaaatgcatatcgatatatttttatattgtagtatatttgcttaatattgaaAACATGCTAATTCACTAagctaaatgttttttattgattaGGTTGAGAAActaaagaaaagaaatgagCAACACTTTATAAGTACAAAAGAAATATCTTCAGTCTAGTATAtggaattaaatataagctgAGTGGCAGTTAACAACTTAGCGATACAGCTGACGAAAATCGTGTTGGGCTAACACAATTTTGacatattaatttacaaaaaataactaaaacttaagtgcatttaaaattgttgttgcagctctAAGTGCATTACACATTCTCTCAGTGCAATGGGCTAGCATGAGCTATGccacaaaatagaaaaaataacacaaacacacacacacacacacacacacacacatagagaaaATTAAAGTCGAGTCCCATCAAAGTCCGCACGAAAGGCCCAAATCAAAGGTAGaacaagtaaaacaaaaacaaactcaatGCAAAACCGTGAACACGTAAAGgataaaaaaatcaacacacacacacacacacagctgttgaaatggtcaaaacaaaaaacgaaaaatcAGCATAAATAGTACAAAAGTTGGCAAAATGACCTTTTCACTGTGTGTGGCTTAAATGTCTGTCCGTCCGGCACATCGGCATGCCAACCGGAGCTCAACAAAAGCATTGAAATGCCCACCATGCTTTTTATGCGCcctatgcatgtatgtgtgtgtgtgttaatattAAGTTAGTTGCAGCTTAATGCATTTTACGCTGAGCTATGCATTTATCAATTATTGAATACAAGCAGGTCTTAGATCAGAAGAGCAGCCAGCtcactattattttttaattttttttattaaatttaaagtgtatttatCTGACGGTTTTTGCCTATTTTGCATGTCGCTGGCACAAAACTTTGCGCTgacttttttcatttcaaatttgattatttagtTAGCTTTTGGTTTTGGGGGGGCTGAAATGAAATCGTGGCGCCAGCGCGGAGCGGAGCATTGGAGCAGCTTTTATGCCTTTTTGGTGTCGTTTACCAGGCAAATTACACGCTTTCGAGCTACGATTACGTTTAATGACCGCATCAGAAATAAAAGTGCGACTAATAAGCACTCGGCGCGGCATTAAAGCGCCAACTCAGACTCAACATGGCAAATCAATAAACGAAAAATCAGCTTAttaaatacgtatacgtaactcGCTCTGTCGTATACGTAACAATATCAAGCGCAAACTAGCCAGAACTTCCGCTTCCGTTGcaacccaaacacacacacacacagacacagacacatacatacgtaagCCAGACAGGCAGTCTGAATTGCCTGGCCATGCATATAATGATCATCAAAGTTgcttaacattattattattattatcagccGCAACACGATGAtgagcatcagcatcagcatctaGTGCACTTGCAGTCTGCACAGCTACCGGCTTAACCAACAActgtgcaatttatataataaaaaccgTGTTCGACTATCAAAACAGGATGCTTTACAGCTCAGTCTGCCGCCGCCACCCCCCTAACCACAttaaaaagccaaacagcagcatcaTAAAAGTCGCTAAAAGTTTGCGCTTTTGtattgcaacttttgttgtaCAAATAAACTG
Proteins encoded in this region:
- the LOC108600064 gene encoding limbic system-associated membrane protein isoform X3; amino-acid sequence: MTNARHVISLNNCKLKHNIQMQQRSTMPAKYINNKFNSPASAWAIATKVFVVVLMCQNCSSQRVETQPEVIVDPKFSYPIANVTAPVGRDAFLTCVVQDLGPYKVAWLRVDTQTILTIQNHVITKNQRIGIANSEHKTWTMRIRDIKESDKGWYMCQINTDPMKSQMGYLDVVVPPDILDYPTSTDMVVREGSNVTLKCAATGSPEPTITWRRESGVAIELANGEEVASVEGTDLIIPRVKRQHMGAYLCIASNGVPPSVSKRITLVVHFPPMITVSNQLIGAVEGKGVTLECQSEAYPKSINYWTRERGEIVPPGGKYSANVTEIAGYRSSMRLHINPLTQAEFGAYRCVAKNSLGDTDGTIKLYRIPPNAVNYVDNFEARHKADLSQESIDNLYGGTSAASTHWLLVWLLPLLLLLMTATTLTWPLRETQLTLLPQTLTQV